A single genomic interval of Cucumis sativus cultivar 9930 chromosome 7, Cucumber_9930_V3, whole genome shotgun sequence harbors:
- the LOC101210490 gene encoding probable serine/threonine-protein kinase PIX13 — translation MGICWGSPVDNHTPSTTGHFSSVISQTTSLTTSSTISNISKNSQFSAASGDEVFPHGQILPSSNLREYSLAELKAATKNFRAEALLGEGGFGKVYKGWLEEKGLGRKGNSMVIAVKKLKSDSVQGLEEWQSEVGFLGRLSHPNLVKLLGYCWEDHELLLTYEFMQKGSLENHLFGRGSAVTPLGWDTRLKIAIGAARGLAFLHTSDKQVIYRDFKASNILLDGSYTAKLSDFGLAKLGPSESKSHLTTRVMGTHGYAAPEYVTTGHLYVKSDVYGFGVVLIEMLTGLRALDENRPTGQEHLTEWIKPFLSERRKLKNVMDFRLEGKYPSRSAFQVAQLALQCIEQEQKNRPSMKEVVETLEQIETVNEKLIETGNRASRLASNRNAHQPLHHNSPLHMKQYGGHANQTPPRCR, via the exons ATGGGGATTTGTTGGGGTTCTCCAGTTGATAATCATACTCCTAGTACCACTGGACATTTCAGTTCAG TTATATCCCAGACAACCAGTCTGACAACATCATCAACTATCAGCAACATCTCCAAGAACAGTCAATTCTCTGCAGCAAGTGGAGATGAAGTTTTTCCACATGGACAGATTTTGCCCTCTTCGAACTTGAGGGAGTATAGCTTGGCAGAGCTCAAAGCTGCAACCAAAAACTTCAGAGCTGAAGCATTGCTTGGTGAAGGAGGTTTTGGCAAGGTTTACAAAGGTTGGCTCGAGGAGAAGGGCCTTGGAAGGAAGGGAAATTCGATGGTTATTGCggtaaaaaagttgaaatctGACAGTGTGCAAGGACTTGAGGAGTGGCAG TCAGAAGTGGGCTTCTTGGGAAGACTTTCTCATCCAAATCTAGTGAAACTATTGGGTTATTGTTGGGAGGATCACGAGTTACTCCTTACTTATGAGTTCATGCAAAAAGGAAGCTTGGAGAACCATCTATTTGGAA GAGGATCGGCAGTTACGCCACTCGGATGGGATACTCGGCTTAAGATCGCTATAGGTGCTGCTCGAGGGCTAGCGTTCTTGCACACATCAGACAAGCAAGTAATTTATAGAGATTTCAAGGCTTCTAATATTCTGCTTGATGGG TCATATACAGCAAAGTTATCCGACTTTGGCTTGGCGAAATTGGGTCCTTCAGAAAGCAAATCTCATCTGACGACTCGAGTTATGGGCACACATGGTTATGCTGCTCCAGAATACGTTACCACAG GACATCTGTATGTCAAGAGCGATGTATATGGTTTTGGAGTCGtattgattgaaatgttgaCTGGTTTACGTGCTCTCGACGAAAATCGTCCAACTGGGCAAGAACACCTCACAGAATGGATAAAACCATTCTTATCAGAGAGAAGGAAGCTGAAAAACGTGATGGACTTCCGGTTGGAAGGAAAATATCCATCCAGATCTGCATTCCAAGTGGCTCAGCTAGCTCTACAATGTATTGAGCAAGAGCAGAAAAACCGACCATCGATGAAAGAGGTGGTCGAGACATTGGAACAAATCGAAACTGTGAACGAGAAACTGATCGAGACTGGTAACCGTGCTTCCCGTCTGGCATCAAATCGCAATGCTCATCAGCCACTTCACCATAATTCTCCACTTCACATGAAGCAATATGGAGGCCATGCTAATCAAACACCACCCAGATGCCGATAG
- the LOC101218234 gene encoding bromodomain-containing protein 4A: MGKVVERKKRKKGRPSLLDLQKRNLKEQQEQQHQQHQTKRINNNNNSSPSISNPNYASSTPLRRSTRRNPNSEDLTPDNVTDDHPDAEYNHQLAGSRREKKLKLVLRLHSQKSPVNSSSLNSCGSDSNAEGDGNAASINKKRKIGSIAEGSRIQDSEKGEKSISATNPSETLQGLHMDSGPSTPLPDKKLLVFILDRLQKKDVYGVFSEPVDPNELPDYHEIIDHPMDFGTVREKLTSGAYSTLEQFEKDVLLISSNAMQYNSPDTIYFRQARTIQELAKKNFKNLRQDSDDNEPEPKVVRRGRPPTKNLKKPLGRPSLERAGSEFSPDATLATGGENANRSSDLRKGLHHLEKPSFADFSGRFSFSSNNSDAAFNLFNPSRFDRSEDITGSALRFNSVRQGKKPIVSEENRRNTYSQFQAATAMLEPAVLNTFDRERKVLMPVGLFLEHAYARSLARFAADLGSVAWTVASKKIERSLPSGSGFGPGWVIENDITPKRVFLPQAEPSKMSTLQPFLGHESSDPDVKPLTNEQKRVRSSDNSEADTSHKTHDELSRAPSSGGQVNRPPTEFVAVSSSPSSTQQSSEQCKGQAETVEGSKPSGNYNVLESSIPISRPSFHKHHSPSIHPGMNGFNGAYGFDLSAHRGKLIGPSDSAGVKPQSSQMLETISRTNANFILPAMATNLNPKEPKCPENNPSTTNSSSSLVGSGSDGLINPVASPHLRSPWHQGKQPAEKTDAVVTTIYKPESVPPDLNVRFKSPGSPSSSKVDSAHPDLVLQL, from the exons ATGGGTAAGGTAgtggagaggaagaagaggaagaaagggCGGCCATCGCTGTTGGATCTTCAAAAGCGGAATCTCAAGGAACAACAAGAACAACAACACCAACAACATCAAACAAAACgaatcaacaacaacaacaactcTTCCCCCTCAATTTCCAACCCTAATTACGCCTCCTCAACTCCCTTGCGCCGATCTACTCGCCGGAATCCCAACTCCGAAGACCTCACTCCCGATAACGTCACTGATGACCACCCAGATGCTGAATACAACCACCAATTGGCTGGTAGCCGCCGCGAGAAGAAACTCAAGCTTGTTCTCAGATTGCACTCCCAGAAATCCCCAGTCAATTCTTCGTCTCTTAATTCTTGTGGGTCTGATTCTAATGCGGAGGGGGATGGTAATGCTGCTTCGATTAACAAGAAGCGGAAGATCGGTTCGATTGCGGAGGGATCTAGGATTCAAGACTCCGAGAAG GGTGAAAAGTCCATTTCTGCTACAAACCCATCAGAAACCCTTCAAG GGTTGCATATGGATTCGGGACCCTCGACGCCTTTACCAGATAAGAAGCTTTTAGTTTTCATCCTCGACAGGCTTCAAAA GAAGGACGTCTATGGTGTGTTTTCCGAACCAGTGGACCCCAACGAG CTTCCAGACTATCACGAAATTATAGATCATCCTATGGATTTTGGGACTGTGCGGGAGAAGCTTACTTCTGGAGCTTATAGCACCTTGGAACAGTTCGAA AAAGACGTTCTCTTAATCAGTTCGAATGCAATGCAATATAATTCGCCGGATACTATATATTTTCGGCAG GCACGTACCATACAAGAGTTGgcaaaaaagaattttaagaACTTGAGACAAGATAGTGATGATAATGAACCAGAACCTAAAGTGGTGAGAAGAGGTAGACCACCAACCAAGAATTTAAAGAAACCATTAGGTAGACCTTCCTTGGAACGTGCTGGTTCAGAGTTTTCCCCAGATGCCACTCTTGCTACTGGTGGTGAAAATGCAAATCGGTCCAGCGATTTGAGGAAAGGTCTTCATCATTTGGAAAAGCCTAGTTTTGCTGATTTTTCTGGGAGATTCTCCTTTTCTTCTAATAATAGTGACGCcgcatttaatttgtttaaccCGAGCAGATTTGATAGAAGTGAGGATATTACAG GTTCTGCACTGAGATTTAATTCAGTGAGGCAGGGAAAAAAACCTATTGTCTCCGAGGAGAATAGGCGTAATACATATAGCCAATTTCAGGCGGCAACTGCTATGCTAGAGCCCGCTGTGTTGAATACATTTGATAGAGAGAGGAAGGTTTTAATGCCA GTTGGCCTTTTCTTGGAGCATGCATATGCACGAAGCCTCGCTCGATTTGCTGCGGATCTTGGATCTGTGGCTTGGACAGTTGCTTCTAAGAAGATTGAAAGATCTTTGCCTTCAGGTTCGGGTTTCGGTCCTGGATGGGTTATAGAAAATGATATCACACCAAAGAGGGTGTTTCTACCACAAGCAGAACCCAGTAAAATGTCGACGTTGCAGCCCTTTCTTGGGCATGAAAGTTCGGATCCAGATGTAAAGCCTCTTACTAATGAACAAAAGAGGGTTCGGTCATCTGACAACTCTGAAGCTGATACATCACATAAGACGCATGATGAGCTTTCTCGTGCCCCCAGTTCAGGTGGCCAGGTAAACAGGCCTCCAACTGAGTTTGTTGCAGTTTCGTCATCACCATCGAGTACTCAACAATCTTCTGAGCAATGCAAGGGGCAGGCGGAAACAGTTGAAGGATCGAAACCCAGTGGCAATTATAATGTATTGGAAAGTAGTATTCCAATCTCAAGGCCTTCATTTCATAAACACCATAGTCCATCAATCCACCCTGGTATGAATGGATTCAATGGAGCTTATGGTTTTGATCTCTCTGCTCACAGGGGGAAACTAATAGGACCGTCGGATTCCGCTGGTGTGAAGCCTCAGTCATCTCAAATGCTCGAGACGATTTCCAGGACAAATGCTAATTTCATCCTTCCAGCAATGGCAACCAATCTGAACCCGAAAGAACCAAAATGCCCAGAAAACAATCCTAGTACAACAAACTCTTCCAGTTCATTGGTTGGGTCGGGGAGCGACGGTCTTATCAACCCTGTAGCCAGTCCACATTTACGATCACCTTGGCATCAAGGAAAACAACCAGCAGAGAAAACAGATGCAGTAGTAACAACAATATACAAACCGGAATCAGTTCCTCCGGACCTGAACGTGAGATTTAAATCTCCAGGATCACCTAGCTCTAGTAAGGTGGACTCTGCTCACCCTGATTTGGTTTTACAGCTATGA